The following coding sequences lie in one Lolium perenne isolate Kyuss_39 chromosome 2, Kyuss_2.0, whole genome shotgun sequence genomic window:
- the LOC127335272 gene encoding uncharacterized protein, protein MLMLRLRSKSSNTRKNFQEPGRIMLMPRLRNKNRVCTSFRARKSNIKIAPRDQIHSPDAAVSASRTADVPHTCPPVNKSKHQEHMLLSIVQGAPVELIPRERFFNPKSLPNWLYNKELQSFKSYFQNPATPSNERSWMQEAGVETVSYSKANRKKARAQRTARSFLLINLGIPKILKQLLNSSHVLGNEWSAINVLADSAKLVARRKYVLATDNETIAVLLIRLLTGRNGHTKLKLLDLLATLAKVYESKVLIAKLGGFRILTKAMLLGDTNLDIKRKTIQLLSSLCEAKENIGCFLKDAVGEAVLQELGRHGAQLIEEFSVLASAVRSPIILGRFINSIHILQEGPRASEVHHTAISLIQIELDGLSDESLYGTSTGWDW, encoded by the exons ATGCTCATGCTGAGACTACGTAGCAAGAGCAGCAACACCCGCAAGAACTTCCAGGAGCCAGGGCGGATCATGCTTATGCCGAGACTACGTAACAAGAACCGTGTCTGCACCAGTTTCCGCGCCCGCAAGTCCAACATCAAGATTGCCCCACGCGATCAAATTCATAGCCCTGATGCAGCGGTATCGGCTTCAAGAACGGCCGATGTGCCTCACACCTGTCCGCCCGTGAACAAGAGCAAACATCAAGAGCATATGCTTCTGTCAATTGTTCAGGGTGCGCCAGTAGAGCTTATACCAAGAGAAAGGTTCTTCAATCCCAAGTCACTTCCAAATTGGCTCTATAACAAAGAACTGCAATCTTTCAAGTCCTATTTCCAG AATCCTGCCACCCCATCGAATGAGCGAAGTTGGATGCAAGAAGCTGGTGTGGAGACAGTAAGCTATTCCAAAGCTAATCGGAAGAAAGCGAGGGCTCAGAGAACGGCCCGCAGTTTCCTACTTATTAATCTAGGGATACCAAAGATCTTGAAGCAACTGTTGAACTCAAGCCATGTCCTTGGGAATGAATGGAGTGCAATTAACGTTCTTGCAGATTCAGCAAAACTGGTTGCTCGCAGAAAGTATGTTTTGGCAACTGACAATGAAACAATCGCAGTTCTACTCATCAGGTTGCTGACTGGGCGTAATGGACACACAAAGCTGAAGCTGTTAGATTTACTTGCCACCCTTGCTAAAGTCTACGAGAGCAAAGTGCTAATCGCCAAGTTAGGAGGCTTTCGTATCCTGACAAAAGCTATGCTTCTGGGAGACACTAACTTGGACATAAAAAGGAAGACAATTCAGCTACTGAGCTCGCTATGCGAGGCTAAGGAAAATATCGGATGCTTCTTGAAGGACGCAGTAGGAGAAGCTGTGCTACAAGAGTTGGGAAGACATGGCGCTCAACTCATTGAGGAGTTCAGCGTGCTGGCATCAGCTGTAAGGTCACCGATCATTCTAGGACGATTCATAAACTCGATTCATATCCTGCAAGAGGGACCTCGTGCAAGTGAGGTTCATCATACAGCTATATCGCTCATTCAGATAGAATTAGATGGCTTGTCTGATGAATCACTGTATGGCACCAGCACTGGCTGGGACTGGTAA